A stretch of the Lonchura striata isolate bLonStr1 chromosome 17, bLonStr1.mat, whole genome shotgun sequence genome encodes the following:
- the LOC110468976 gene encoding uncharacterized protein LOC110468976 — protein MVSPAGAGAQLGQNFRLQQPQAKVSVAVGETLTLSCTTSGIAEPGPVMWLKGWGSENKTVYDQNKQDPSSHVTRVVDKSDTDFTIRIRNVQPEDTGSYYCVKFVKGNTGDDEVFQHGRGTEVSVHEATLLPGMVAAAVVLCFLLLLGLFIALCMYRRKLQGRAGSPCPARTVAMGSFSSVPLQCCAGTPGTSSEVLDAESSHPPNQQSSKEENDIHYAELQPLPPAPRRGRSPGTAPTEYASLRAAAK, from the exons ATGGTGTCTCCCGCGG GTGCGGGTGCCCAGCTGGGTCAGAACTTCagactgcagcagccccaggccaAGGTGTCAGTGGCAGTGGGGGAGACGCTCACCCTGAGCTGCACCACATCTGGGATCGCTGAACCAGGTCCTGTGATGTGGCTGAAGGGCTGGGGCAGTGAGAACAAAACTGTCTATGACCAGAATAAGCAGGATCCTTCCTCCCATGTGACAAGAGTAGTGGATAAGTCTGACACAGACTTCACCATCCGCATCAGGAACGTTCAGCCTGAGGACACGGGCAGCTACTACTGTGTGAAGTTTGTCAAGGGGAACACTGGTGATGATGAGGTGTTTCAGCATGGCCGTggcacagaggtgtctgtgcaTG AGGCCACCCTGCTTCCTggaatggtggctgcagctgtagtgctctgcttcctccttctcctcggCCTCTTCATCGCCCTTTGCATGTACAGGAGGAAGCTCcaaggcagggcaggcagcccctgcccagccaggacAGTGGCCATGGGCAGCTTCTCATCTGtccctctgcagtgctgtgcagggACCCCCGGCACCTCCAG TGAAGTCCTGGATGCAGAGAGCTCCCACCCGCCCAACCAG CAGAGCAGCAAGGAGGAGAATGACATCCACTACGccgagctgcagcccctgcccccgGCCCCACGGCGTGGCAGgagcccgggcacagcccccaCCGAGTATGCCAGCCTCAGGGCAGCTGCCAAGTGA
- the LOC144247200 gene encoding signal-regulatory protein beta-1-like, translating to MDLVAQELPLVCLMLLLLCREPGVCAQVGQAFQLQQPQDKVTVEAGETLTLNCTTSGIAGPGPVTWLKGWDSENKTVYDANKQDPSSRVTRVVDKSDTDFTIRIRNVQPEDTGTYYCVKFVKGDTGDDEVFQHGRGTEVSVQAKPSLPLVSGPEQRARPGQSVPFTCTTGGFFPGEIEVKWFKNENPMGVHLPQITEGRMKTYNMSSRARLTLQKDDVLSQLTCKVQHPTLPAPLHGSYQLSRVLRVPPSIEVRAEPSPIEVNKTVTFTCLVKEFYPADVSVSWLENGSEIKVENASQPSELPQHLFELRSQVEVQATEEKNGSTITCMVVHDAQAPANNSTFLWISNPAQGALSNRSQMAKGDNFLSSLLLLCMSILLEKGFLGGLLFFLFKRMKRKASEMLPCPAPAQSPAPGAGSQGLATASSAV from the exons ATGGATCTGGTGGCACAGGAACTGCCTCTCGTGTGCCTGATGCTGctccttctctgcagagagcCGG gtgtgtgtgcccaggtgggtcAGGCAttccaactgcagcagccccaggacaaGGTGACAGTGGAAGCGGGGGAGACGCTCACCCTGAACTGCACCACATCTGGAATCGCTGGACCAGGTCCTGTGACGTGGCTGAAGGGCtgggacagtgagaacaagactGTCTATGACGCGAATAAGCAGGATCCTTCCTCCCGTGTGACAAGAGTAGTGGATAAGTCTGACACAGACTTCACCATCCGCATCAGGAACGTTCAGCCTGAGGACACGGGCACCTACTACTGTGTGAAGTTTGTCAAGGGGGACACTGGTGATGATGAGGTGTTTCAGCATGGCCGTggcacagaggtgtctgtgcaAG CCAAACCCAGCCTCCCGCTCGTGTCTGGGCCTGAGCAGAGAGCGAGGCCGGGGCAGTCGGTGCCTTTCACCTGCACGACTGGAGGGTTCTTTCCTGGAGAGATTGAGGTGAAATGGTTCAAGAACGAGAACCCCATGGGGGTTCATCTGCCCCAGATCACCGAGGGGAGGATGAAAACCTACAacatgtccagcagagccaggctgacCCTGCAGAAGGATGACGTCCTCTCTCAGCTCACCTGCAAGGTGCAGCACCCCACGCTGCCAGCCCCGCTGCATGGCAGCTACCAGCTCAGCAGAGTCCTGCGAG ttccccccagcaTCGAAGTGCGCGCTGAGCCGAGCCCCATTGAGGTGAACAAGACCGTGACCTTCACCTGCCTTGTGAAGGAGTTTTACCCAGCAGATGTCTCCGTTTCCTGGCTGGAGAATGGGAGTGAGATAAAGGTGGAGAACGCCTCTCAGCCATCAGAGCTCCCCCAGCATTTGTTTGAGCTGAGAAGCCAGGTGGAGGTGCAAGCTACCGAGGAGAAAAACGGGTCCACGATCACCTGCATGGTGGTGCACGATGCCCAGGCCCCTGCCAACAACTCAACCTTCCTGTGGATCTCCAACCCGGCCCAAGGGGCATTGAGCAACAGGTCCCAGATGGCTAAAG GTGACAACTTTCTgtccagcctcctcctcctgtgtatGAGCATCCTGCTGGAGAAGGGGTTCCTCGGCGggctcctcttcttcctcttcaagCGCATGAAGAGAAAGGCGTCAGAGATgctgccctgtcctgctccagctcagtccccagctcctggagccGGGTCTCAGGGTTTGGCCACTGCCAGCAGCGCTGTGTGA
- the NSFL1C gene encoding NSFL1 cofactor p47, translating to MAEREEALREFVAVTGAEEERARFFLESAGWDLQIALASFYEDGGDEDILTLPQPTPSSISRGTGASDHRVTSFRDLVHAQEEDDEEEEGQRFYAGGSERSGQQIVGPPRKKSPNELVEDLFKGAKEHGAVAVDRTAKSGGETSKPKPFAGGGYRLGATPEEESAYVAGERRPSSSQDVHVVLKLWKSGFSLDSGELRSYQDPSNAQFLDDIRRGEVPAELRRLARGGQVNLDMEDHRDEEYVKPKSVFRAFTGEGQKLGSTAPQVMGTSSPAQQAENEAKASSAIAIDESEPITNIQIRLADGGRLVQKFNHSHRIRDIRLFIVDARPAMAATSFVLMTTFPNKELTDENQTLKEANLLNAVIVQRLT from the exons ATGGCGGAGCGGGAGGAGGCGCTGAGGGAGTTCGTGGCCGTGACCGGCGCCGAGGAGGAGCGAGCGCGGTTCTTCCTCGAGTCTGCCGGCTGGGACCTCCAG ATTGCTCTTGCCAGTTTCTATGAGGACGGGGGTGATGAGGACATCCtgacccttccccagcccacACCCAGCTCCATATCCAGAGGCACTGGAGCCAG TGACCACCGAGTAACCTCCTTCAGAGACCTTGTACATGCtcaggaggaggatgatgaagaggaggagggacaGCG GTTTTATGCCGGTGGCTCAGAGAGGAGTGGCCAGCAGATTGTGGGTCCTCCGAGGAAGAAGAGTCCCAACGAGCTGGTGGAGGATCTGTTCAAGGGAGCCAAGGAGCACGGCGCGGTGGCAGTCGATCGGACGGCCAAGAGCGGTGGTGAGACGAGCAAGCCAAAG CCTTTTGCAGGGGGAGGGTATCGCCTTGGGGCTACTCCAGAGGAGGAGTCGGCTTATGTGGCAGGAGAGAGGAGACCAAGCTCTTCTCAGGAT gtgcaCGTTGTACTGAAGCTCTGGAAGAGTGGATTTAGTCTGGACAGTGGAGAACTGAGGAGCTACCAGGATCCATCCAATGCCCAGTTCCTCGATGATATCCGCAGAGG GGAAGTCCCAGCTGAGCTGCGCAGGTTAGCACGGGGTGGACAGGTGAACCTGGACATGGAAGATCACCGTGATGAGGAGTACGTGAAACCTAAAAGTGTCTTCAGAGCTTTTACTGGAGAAGGACAGAAGCTGGGCAG CACCGCGCCCCAGGTGATGGGCACCAGCTCgccagcccagcaggcagaGAACGAAGCCAAAGCCAGTTCTGCCATCGCGATCGATGAGTCGGAGCCCATCACCAACATCCAGATCCGGCTCGCTGACGGTGGGCGCCTGGTCCAGAAGTTCAACCACAGCCACAG GATCCGTGACATCCGGCTCTTCATAGTAGATGCTCGGCCAGCGATGGCTGCCACCAGTTTCGTCCTCATGACCACCTTTCCCAATAAAGAGCTGACTGATGAGAACCAGACCCTGAAGGAAGCCAACCTGCTCAACGCTGTCATCGTTCAGCGGTTGACATAA